TGGGCCAGGCCGGTGGCCGCCAGCTTCTTGGCCCCCTCCTCGCCCGAGATGTATTTCACCAGTTCCCAGGCCTCGTTCTTGTGCTCGGAGGTCTTCAGGATGCCGTAGCCCGAGCCACCGGTCGTGAAGGCCCGATAGCCGTTGTTGTTCTTGGGGACCATGACGACGTCCCATTTCAGGTCCTTGGCCATGCGGAAGGTGGGGGTCTTCCAGATACCGGAGAGGAACATGGCCACCGTGCCGTTGGTGAACATGTCGCCGGTACCCATGCCGCCCATGGCGGTCAGGCCCGAGGGCGGGAGCATGAACTTGTACTTGTTCATCATGTCGGCGCGGAACTGGATCCCCTTGAGGGTGTTTGGATCGGTAGCGAAGGTCCATTTGGTGGGATGCTTGACGTTGTCGGTATAGCTACCGCCCGCGTCATAGACCCAGGTGTCGAACATCGGCCAGTCGTCCACGAAACCCCAGCGCGTGACCTTGCCCGAGGCGTCGGTCTTGACCAGCTTCATGCCGTCCCGGACGAAATCAGCCCAGGTCCAGTCATCGGTCGGGTAGGGTAGTTTGGCCTCGTCAAAGGCCTTCTTGTTGTAATAGATGCAGGCGATGGGGGCGGTGTCGCGGGGGATGACGTAGGTCTGGGCATCCACGGTGAACCGGTCC
This window of the bacterium genome carries:
- a CDS encoding sugar ABC transporter substrate-binding protein — protein: MKNLRMILAGLACLVFAVVLGLNGCSKSGGIKIKISSWGSPEENQILSELIADFNKNHPGVTAELERIPFGEYVTKLLTQVAGGQAPDVIFVEVNNFVDLYLRGALESLNPYIQKDHMDLNVYYPQVLDRFTVDAQTYVIPRDTAPIACIYYNKKAFDEAKLPYPTDDWTWADFVRDGMKLVKTDASGKVTRWGFVDDWPMFDTWVYDAGGSYTDNVKHPTKWTFATDPNTLKGIQFRADMMNKYKFMLPPSGLTAMGGMGTGDMFTNGTVAMFLSGIWKTPTFRMAKDLKWDVVMVPKNNNGYRAFTTGGSGYGILKTSEHKNEAWELVKYISGEEGAKKLAATGLAQPAIMSAANSPLFLDGKDPQNKKMLFEAMKYVKYFPMCKNWFEVHDSIMGPELEKVWNGTETAEAAMEHLKPLLEKNPPQIQ